The Lysobacter gummosus genome includes a region encoding these proteins:
- a CDS encoding response regulator — MARILIVDDSPSQLMGIRRIVEKLGHEALTAEDGAAGVEAAKKELPDLILMDVVMPNLNGFQATRSICREPTTKHIPIVLVTTKDQDTDRVWGMRQGAKAYITKPFSETDLSEIIGQLLPSLS; from the coding sequence ATGGCGCGTATTTTGATCGTCGATGATTCGCCGTCCCAGTTGATGGGCATCCGTCGCATCGTCGAGAAACTGGGGCACGAGGCCTTGACCGCTGAAGACGGCGCCGCCGGCGTCGAAGCGGCCAAGAAGGAGTTGCCCGACCTGATCCTGATGGACGTGGTCATGCCGAACCTCAACGGTTTCCAGGCCACCCGCTCGATCTGCCGCGAGCCCACGACCAAGCACATACCGATCGTCCTGGTCACCACCAAGGACCAGGACACCGACCGCGTCTGGGGCATGCGCCAGGGCGCGAAGGCTTACATCACCAAGCCGTTCAGCGAGACCGACCTGTCGGAGATCATCGGCCAGCTGCTGCCCTCACTGAGCTGA
- a CDS encoding DnaJ C-terminal domain-containing protein, with protein MQFKDYYETLGLEPSAGEAEIKTAYRRLARKYHPDVSKEAGAEEKFKAVNEAYEALRDPPKRAAYDQLRARGYRPGDEVQPPAGGFGGGYGGGNADFEEIFAGGGAGGGFSDFFENLFGRGRSSNGGGFGGNPRGAQPPRGDTRARLAVSLETVFEGGSVRISVNNKTLDVRVPKGIRPGQLIRLAGQGTHGDLLLEIEYAAHPQFEVDGRNIIHVLPLAPWEAALGATISVPTLGGPVELKIPANSEAGRKLRLRGRGLPGTPAGDQIVELEVLAPRAQTPAQHEAYEAMRQAFGEDWRRS; from the coding sequence ATGCAGTTCAAGGACTATTACGAAACCCTGGGCCTGGAGCCCAGCGCGGGCGAGGCCGAGATCAAGACGGCGTATCGCCGCCTGGCCCGCAAGTACCATCCCGACGTCAGTAAAGAAGCGGGCGCGGAAGAGAAATTCAAGGCCGTCAACGAGGCCTACGAGGCTTTGCGCGATCCGCCCAAGCGCGCGGCCTACGATCAACTGCGCGCGCGCGGCTATCGCCCCGGCGACGAGGTGCAGCCGCCTGCGGGCGGTTTCGGCGGCGGCTATGGCGGTGGCAATGCGGATTTCGAGGAAATCTTCGCCGGCGGCGGCGCGGGCGGCGGTTTCAGCGATTTCTTCGAGAACCTGTTCGGCCGCGGCCGTTCTTCCAACGGCGGCGGCTTCGGCGGCAATCCGCGCGGCGCGCAGCCGCCGCGCGGCGATACCCGGGCCCGGCTGGCGGTGTCGCTGGAAACCGTGTTCGAAGGCGGCAGCGTGCGCATCTCGGTCAACAACAAGACCCTGGATGTGCGCGTGCCCAAGGGCATCCGCCCGGGCCAGCTGATCCGCCTGGCCGGCCAGGGCACGCACGGCGATCTGCTGCTGGAGATCGAATACGCCGCGCATCCGCAGTTCGAGGTCGATGGACGCAACATCATCCATGTGCTGCCGCTGGCGCCGTGGGAAGCGGCGTTGGGGGCGACCATCAGCGTGCCGACCCTGGGCGGGCCGGTGGAGCTGAAGATCCCGGCCAACTCCGAAGCCGGACGCAAGCTGCGCCTGCGCGGTCGCGGCCTGCCGGGCACGCCGGCCGGCGATCAGATCGTCGAGCTGGAAGTGCTGGCGCCGCGCGCGCAGACGCCGGCGCAGCACGAGGCCTACGAGGCCATGCGCCAGGCCTTCGGCGAGGACTGGCGCCGGTCCTGA
- a CDS encoding peroxiredoxin produces the protein MSIQVGERLPEVALKRINNGIETVDTRSLFDGRKAVLFAVPGAFTPTCSEKHLPGFVEHFQQFRDKGIEVACLAVNDPFVMQAWAQSQHVPEGMLMLADGNGDLTRALGLELDASSYGMGTRAKRFALYIDDGVVKQVHVEEPGEYRVSSAEYMLQQV, from the coding sequence ATGAGCATCCAGGTCGGCGAACGCCTGCCCGAAGTCGCACTCAAGCGCATCAACAACGGCATCGAAACGGTAGACACCCGTTCGCTGTTCGACGGCCGCAAGGCGGTGCTGTTCGCCGTCCCCGGCGCGTTCACCCCGACCTGTTCGGAAAAGCACCTGCCCGGTTTCGTCGAGCACTTCCAGCAGTTCCGCGACAAAGGCATCGAAGTGGCCTGCCTGGCCGTCAACGATCCGTTCGTGATGCAGGCCTGGGCGCAGAGCCAGCACGTTCCCGAGGGCATGCTGATGCTCGCCGACGGCAACGGCGACCTGACCCGCGCGCTCGGCCTGGAGCTGGACGCCAGCTCCTACGGCATGGGCACGCGCGCCAAGCGCTTCGCGCTGTACATCGACGACGGCGTGGTCAAGCAAGTGCATGTCGAGGAACCCGGCGAATACCGCGTGTCCTCGGCCGAGTACATGCTGCAGCAGGTCTGA
- a CDS encoding ferritin-like domain-containing protein, translated as MSAKPVTKIESRKPAPKSSPFVSDISAIRARARKHIEDGAITDSYAADRQAVIKLLNEALATEIVCVLRYKRHYFMASGLMADAIKSEFLQHANEEQAHADRIAERIVQLGGEPDLNPDVLSKRSHAEYVEGHDLRDMVKEDLVAERIAIDSYREIINYIGDKDTTTKRMMEDILAQEEEHADELADMLDGWTGK; from the coding sequence ATGTCCGCCAAGCCCGTCACCAAGATCGAAAGCCGCAAGCCCGCCCCGAAGTCCTCGCCGTTCGTCAGCGACATCAGCGCGATCCGCGCACGCGCGCGCAAACACATCGAGGACGGCGCGATCACCGACAGCTACGCCGCGGACCGCCAGGCGGTGATCAAGCTGCTCAACGAGGCCCTGGCCACCGAAATCGTCTGCGTGCTGCGCTACAAGCGCCACTACTTCATGGCCAGCGGCCTGATGGCCGACGCGATCAAATCCGAATTCCTCCAGCACGCCAACGAAGAACAGGCGCATGCCGACCGCATCGCCGAGCGCATCGTCCAACTGGGCGGCGAACCCGACCTCAATCCCGATGTATTGTCCAAGCGCTCGCACGCCGAGTACGTGGAAGGCCACGACCTGCGCGACATGGTGAAGGAAGACCTGGTCGCCGAGCGCATCGCCATCGACAGCTATCGCGAGATCATCAACTACATCGGCGACAAGGACACCACCACCAAGCGCATGATGGAAGACATCCTGGCGCAGGAAGAAGAACACGCCGACGAACTGGCCGACATGCTCGACGGCTGGACCGGCAAGTAA